One genomic region from Sphingobacterium multivorum encodes:
- the thiS gene encoding sulfur carrier protein ThiS codes for MELTINHQIRFFDPALTSLEGLLLLELSGKTQGVAVAINNQVIPKKDWATTTVKPYDQIILITASQGG; via the coding sequence ATGGAACTTACAATAAACCATCAAATTCGATTTTTCGATCCCGCACTTACTTCACTTGAAGGCTTGTTACTTTTGGAATTATCTGGCAAAACCCAGGGTGTGGCTGTAGCCATCAACAACCAAGTCATCCCCAAAAAGGACTGGGCTACGACGACAGTTAAGCCTTATGATCAGATTATCTTAATCACCGCATCTCAGGGCGGATAG
- the thiC gene encoding phosphomethylpyrimidine synthase ThiC — protein sequence MTAETITQSPFPNAKKIFVAGKLFPIQVAMRQISLSPTKLTNGQIEINPPVTIYDTSGPYTDDTVQIDIRKGLPRLREQWILDRQDVIQLTGISSEYGQKRLSDPTLDELRFAYSHKPKVASAGKNVTQLHYAKQGIITPEMEYVAIRENQRIEQLEASTPGMDHQHRGQNFGARTPNKAITPEFVREEIAAGRAIIPNNINHPESEPMIIGRNFLVKINANIGNSAVSSSIEEEVEKAVWACRWGADTIMDLSTGKNIHETREWIIRNSPVPIGTVPIYQALEKVKGVAEDLTWEIFKDTLIEQAEQGVSYFTIHAGVLLRYIHLTASRVTGIVSRGGSIMAKWCLFHHKENFLYTHFEEICEIMKQYDVAFSLGDGLRPGAIADANDAAQFAELETLGELTKIAWKHDVQVMIEGPGHVPMQLIKENMDKQLGCCDEAPFYTLGPLTTDIAPGYDHITSAIGAAMIGWYGCAMLCYVTPKEHLGLPNKKDVKDGVITYKLAAHAADLAKGHPGAQYRDNALSKARFEFRWEDQFNLSLDPDTAREYHDETLPADAAKVAHFCSMCGPKFCSMKITQEIRDSAAQGMLEKSQEFIAQGKEIYS from the coding sequence ATGACAGCTGAAACAATTACGCAATCCCCCTTTCCAAATGCAAAGAAAATTTTTGTAGCCGGAAAACTATTTCCTATTCAAGTCGCTATGCGTCAAATCTCCTTGAGCCCAACCAAATTAACGAATGGACAGATCGAAATTAATCCGCCGGTAACAATCTATGATACTTCTGGCCCCTACACGGATGACACCGTCCAGATCGATATCCGAAAGGGGCTCCCACGCCTTCGCGAACAGTGGATTTTGGATCGTCAGGACGTCATACAATTGACTGGCATCAGCTCTGAATATGGACAAAAACGACTTTCTGATCCAACGTTGGACGAACTCCGATTTGCCTATAGCCACAAACCGAAAGTAGCCTCTGCCGGCAAGAATGTCACCCAATTACATTATGCAAAGCAAGGCATCATTACCCCGGAAATGGAGTATGTTGCTATCCGGGAAAACCAACGTATTGAGCAGTTGGAAGCTAGTACCCCTGGAATGGATCATCAGCATCGGGGGCAAAATTTTGGAGCCCGAACTCCCAACAAGGCTATTACGCCCGAATTTGTCCGTGAAGAAATCGCCGCTGGAAGAGCAATCATACCCAATAATATTAATCACCCTGAAAGTGAACCTATGATTATCGGACGCAACTTTCTTGTTAAAATCAATGCCAATATTGGCAACAGCGCCGTAAGTTCAAGCATAGAGGAAGAAGTTGAGAAAGCGGTATGGGCCTGTCGTTGGGGGGCTGATACCATCATGGATCTATCCACTGGCAAAAATATTCACGAAACCCGCGAATGGATTATCCGTAACTCGCCAGTCCCAATCGGTACAGTACCGATCTATCAGGCGCTCGAAAAAGTAAAGGGGGTGGCCGAGGATCTTACCTGGGAAATATTCAAAGATACCTTGATTGAACAGGCCGAACAGGGTGTTTCGTACTTTACCATACACGCCGGCGTATTGCTTCGTTATATCCATCTCACGGCATCCCGAGTTACTGGAATTGTCTCCAGAGGCGGCTCTATCATGGCCAAATGGTGTCTTTTTCATCACAAAGAAAATTTTCTCTATACCCATTTTGAGGAAATCTGCGAAATTATGAAACAATATGATGTGGCTTTTTCACTTGGCGACGGTCTTCGCCCCGGAGCTATTGCAGATGCAAACGATGCAGCTCAATTTGCGGAGCTCGAAACCTTGGGCGAACTCACCAAAATCGCCTGGAAACATGATGTTCAGGTGATGATCGAAGGGCCGGGCCATGTCCCGATGCAATTGATCAAAGAGAATATGGATAAGCAATTGGGCTGTTGCGACGAAGCGCCATTTTATACCTTAGGTCCCTTAACAACAGATATTGCTCCAGGCTATGACCATATCACATCCGCCATTGGAGCGGCTATGATCGGTTGGTATGGCTGTGCAATGCTTTGCTATGTGACCCCCAAAGAACACCTGGGCCTACCAAATAAAAAAGATGTCAAAGATGGTGTAATCACCTATAAACTAGCTGCCCATGCGGCCGATTTAGCCAAAGGACACCCTGGTGCACAATATCGTGATAATGCCTTGAGTAAAGCGAGATTCGAATTCAGATGGGAAGATCAATTCAACCTTTCCCTTGATCCAGATACCGCACGGGAATATCATGACGAAACATTGCCGGCAGATGCGGCTAAAGTTGCGCACTTCTGCTCCATGTGCGGTCCCAAATTTTGCTCGATGAAAATAACGCAGGAAATCAGGGATAGTGCCGCCCAGGGGATGCTGGAAAAATCGCAGGAATTCATCGCACAAGGAAAAGAGATCTATTCATGA
- the thiH gene encoding 2-iminoacetate synthase ThiH, with amino-acid sequence MTDFKMIRDEYSWDEVHAQIYDATDQDVQHALEKDHLTLSDFRALISPAAAPYLEQMAQKTQQITQRRFGKTIQLYAPLYLSNECQNICTYCGFSMDNKIKRKTLSNSELLLEAMALKAMGINHVLLVSGEANKTVEITYFLNAIRLLKPHFSQISIEVQPLEESEYRLLQAAGVYAILVYQETYHREVYKQYHPKGKKSNFDYRLDTPDRIGRAGIHKIGLGVLLGLEDWRVDSFFTAAHIAYLQKQYWQTRYSISFPRLRPAAGSVEPNFHLADRDLLQLICAYRLWNENLEISISTRENETFRDHIIPIGVTTMSAASKTNPGGYVVDPQALEQFEVSDERDMETIKNQIRKMGYSPVMKDWESNYAGIVR; translated from the coding sequence ATGACAGATTTCAAAATGATACGCGATGAATACTCCTGGGATGAGGTCCATGCACAGATTTATGACGCTACGGATCAGGATGTACAACATGCGTTAGAAAAAGACCATTTAACGCTCTCTGACTTTAGAGCGCTCATCTCACCGGCTGCAGCACCATATCTGGAGCAAATGGCACAAAAAACCCAACAAATCACGCAACGTCGCTTCGGTAAAACCATACAGCTCTATGCCCCGCTTTACCTGAGCAATGAGTGCCAAAACATCTGTACATATTGCGGTTTTAGCATGGACAATAAAATCAAACGCAAAACCCTGAGCAACTCCGAACTATTACTAGAGGCAATGGCACTCAAAGCCATGGGAATCAACCATGTTTTACTGGTCAGCGGAGAAGCCAACAAAACTGTCGAGATCACTTATTTCCTAAATGCTATTCGGCTTTTAAAACCTCATTTTTCACAGATATCCATTGAAGTACAGCCACTGGAAGAATCCGAGTACCGATTACTGCAGGCGGCCGGAGTCTATGCAATATTGGTCTATCAGGAAACCTACCATCGCGAAGTTTACAAACAATATCACCCGAAAGGAAAAAAGTCCAATTTTGACTATCGTTTGGATACGCCTGACCGTATAGGCCGGGCGGGAATCCATAAAATCGGACTGGGCGTATTACTTGGGCTGGAGGACTGGCGGGTGGACAGCTTTTTCACCGCGGCACACATCGCCTATTTACAAAAACAATATTGGCAAACACGCTATTCGATTTCCTTTCCACGCCTGCGACCAGCCGCAGGTTCTGTTGAGCCAAATTTTCATTTGGCAGACCGCGATCTACTGCAGTTGATCTGTGCATACCGCCTGTGGAATGAAAATTTAGAAATCTCCATTTCCACCCGAGAGAACGAAACCTTCAGGGATCATATCATACCTATTGGCGTAACGACCATGAGTGCCGCTTCAAAGACCAATCCGGGAGGCTATGTTGTTGATCCGCAAGCTTTGGAACAATTTGAAGTAAGTGATGAAAGAGATATGGAAACAATAAAAAATCAAATCAGAAAGATGGGCTATTCTCCAGTGATGAAAGACTGGGAGAGCAATTATGCCGGTATAGTACGTTAA
- a CDS encoding thiazole synthase translates to MSNLHIADRVFESRLFLGTGKFGNLTEMSAAIVASASQLVTVALKRIDQTDSDDSLISALDLAAIHLLPNTSGARTAEEAVLAAQLAREALETNWVKLEIHPDPRYLLPDPIETLRATESLAKLGFVVMPYIHADPVLCKRLENAGTAVVMPLGAPIGSNKGLRTLDFLEIIIEESNVPVVVDAGIGAPSDAAKAMEIGADAVLVNTAIAVSNNPIRMAEAFKEAVIAGRKAYEAGLGKIGSQAIASSPLTSFLFD, encoded by the coding sequence ATGAGCAACCTACATATAGCCGATCGCGTATTTGAATCCAGATTATTTCTCGGTACGGGCAAATTCGGTAATCTCACAGAAATGAGCGCTGCCATTGTGGCTTCGGCTTCCCAATTGGTCACCGTCGCCCTCAAACGAATCGACCAGACCGACTCAGACGACAGTCTCATCAGTGCGCTCGATCTGGCGGCAATCCATTTGCTTCCCAATACTTCGGGAGCACGAACAGCTGAAGAAGCAGTACTTGCGGCTCAACTTGCTCGCGAAGCACTGGAAACAAACTGGGTGAAATTGGAAATTCATCCCGACCCGCGTTATCTGCTGCCCGATCCTATTGAAACCTTACGCGCCACCGAATCACTTGCTAAATTGGGTTTCGTCGTCATGCCATATATCCACGCAGACCCGGTTCTTTGCAAACGTTTAGAAAATGCGGGCACAGCCGTCGTTATGCCTTTAGGTGCCCCTATTGGTAGCAATAAAGGGCTGCGTACCTTGGACTTTCTCGAAATTATTATTGAGGAAAGTAATGTCCCAGTGGTCGTAGACGCTGGAATCGGAGCGCCTTCCGATGCCGCTAAAGCCATGGAAATCGGAGCTGATGCGGTGCTTGTCAATACGGCAATTGCAGTCTCTAATAATCCGATACGTATGGCCGAAGCTTTCAAAGAGGCCGTTATCGCTGGACGGAAAGCTTATGAGGCCGGATTGGGAAAGATAGGCTCCCAAGCAATCGCTTCGAGCCCCCTAACTTCATTTTTATTTGATTGA
- the thiE gene encoding thiamine phosphate synthase, whose translation MERLQYISQGKTLREQKNNMLKALDAGAKWIQIRWKEAEEKDLYALAEEIRQVCTEFGASCIINDHPSLAAAVDADGVHLGLDDCSVTAARHLLGAGKIIGGTANSFADVKQRISERCDYIGLGPFTYTTTKQKLSPLLGIAGYENIIQQVRREGLTPIPIFAIGGISQLEDIQHLLEIGVYGVALSGIVTKTPNIVSSINKILL comes from the coding sequence ATGGAAAGACTCCAATATATCTCACAAGGTAAAACTTTAAGGGAACAAAAAAACAACATGCTGAAAGCGCTGGATGCTGGGGCCAAATGGATACAGATCCGATGGAAGGAAGCCGAGGAAAAAGATCTTTATGCGCTCGCCGAAGAGATCAGGCAGGTTTGTACCGAATTTGGTGCCAGCTGTATCATCAATGACCATCCTTCGCTTGCAGCGGCCGTAGACGCTGATGGGGTGCACTTGGGACTGGACGACTGCAGTGTAACAGCTGCCCGGCACCTATTGGGTGCAGGAAAAATAATCGGCGGTACAGCCAATAGCTTTGCGGATGTAAAACAAAGAATAAGTGAACGTTGTGACTATATCGGGCTCGGGCCATTCACCTATACCACGACAAAGCAAAAACTAAGTCCCCTACTGGGGATTGCAGGATATGAAAACATCATCCAACAAGTCCGCCGAGAAGGCCTAACCCCTATTCCAATATTTGCAATTGGCGGTATAAGCCAACTTGAAGATATCCAACATCTATTAGAAATTGGCGTCTACGGTGTAGCACTCTCGGGAATCGTAACCAAGACTCCAAACATTGTTTCATCCATCAATAAAATTTTACTATGA
- a CDS encoding thiamine phosphate synthase — MIIALTAAETIRSEQAIITALFKEGLDILHLRKYHFTDLQMSRYIETIAPIYRDRLVLHSHPHLSAELGIARIHLNDKSRLHGSANQLGPTTICSTSVHDIDQFNSLDERWAYAFFSPLFPSISKVGYGTHNTRLGQLPSRANFAVRLIGLGGINQDNCLIPMQQGADGIALYGTLWKHRDPIQNFIACKQKLWKDSNISHKVKL, encoded by the coding sequence ATGATTATTGCATTGACAGCAGCAGAAACAATCCGTTCTGAACAGGCGATTATAACAGCGTTGTTTAAAGAAGGTCTTGATATTCTGCATTTGCGTAAGTATCATTTTACAGACTTACAAATGTCGCGATATATAGAAACTATAGCTCCTATATACCGCGACAGATTGGTTTTACACTCACATCCGCATCTATCGGCTGAGCTTGGGATTGCACGAATCCACCTGAACGATAAAAGTAGACTGCATGGATCTGCAAATCAACTGGGGCCTACAACAATCTGTTCAACATCTGTGCATGATATTGATCAATTCAATAGCCTTGATGAACGTTGGGCCTATGCTTTTTTCAGTCCATTATTTCCGAGCATCTCAAAAGTGGGGTATGGAACGCATAATACAAGACTCGGTCAACTCCCGTCACGTGCCAACTTTGCTGTTCGTCTCATCGGTCTTGGAGGGATAAACCAAGACAACTGTCTTATTCCGATGCAGCAAGGTGCAGATGGAATTGCCTTATATGGCACTTTATGGAAACATCGGGATCCTATTCAAAATTTTATTGCATGCAAACAAAAACTATGGAAAGACTCCAATATATCTCACAAGGTAAAACTTTAA